One region of Salvelinus namaycush isolate Seneca chromosome 3, SaNama_1.0, whole genome shotgun sequence genomic DNA includes:
- the LOC120044540 gene encoding proteasome assembly chaperone 3-like codes for MSTQPLIRSKQTEKSINGISTQVVCTEFSNYIFIVLTQYGKIGTLVSVTPDSRSGDISTPMFTTKVLLGKEEALTHVCAKNLATFVSQEASNRPVLLGLALKDSSIEAIKAMKDIIKSCQVW; via the exons ATGTCAACTCAGCCTCTCATCAGATCAAAGCAGACCGAGAAATCAATCAATGGAATATCCACACAGGTTGTTTGCACAGAATTCAGTAACTACATATTTATAGTTCTCACACAGTATGGAAAGATTGGCACTTTAGTATCAGTCAcacctgactccagatcaggtgATATCAGCACTCCCATGTTCACCACCAAAGTGTTGCTGGGAAAAGAAGAG GCTTTGACACACGTCTGTGCCAAAAACTTGGCAACATTTGTGTCACAAGAGGCAAGCAACAGGCCTGTTCTACTGGGATTGGCACTCAAGGACAGTTCCATAGAAGCAATAAAGGCCATGAAAGATATAATCAAAAGTTGTCAAGTCTGGTAA